A region of the Dysidea avara chromosome 9, odDysAvar1.4, whole genome shotgun sequence genome:
AGTGGTGTCCACTAAAACCAAGTTCAAACAATGTGCATAACAGTGCACATAAACAGCCTGGGGAGCCACTTGCTTGATACGCTGTTGTACACCTGTGCAACACCCACTCATGACAGATGCCCCATCATAACCTTGAGAAACTATGGCACTTGTATCTAATTTATGTTCATTTAAGGTGCTTATTATGTGAGCAGCTAGACTTTCTGCATTCTGACACCTTGCTTCAACGTATGTTAGGAACCGTTCATGTACTGTTGCAGACCCTAGATCAACATACCTTAAAATAATGGCCAATTGTTCAACTTTGCTGCAGTCTCTCGCTTCATCTGCTAATATCGAATACATACCAGCCTTCTTGACATCTGCACAAATTTTGGCTTGGACTATGTCACCCATACAGCCTAATATCTCATTCTGAATCATGGGTGATGTATATTTTGCAGATTTTGTTATAGCCATTCTTTTCCGTACTACTGGATCATGTTTTGCTATCAATTCAAACATTTCTAGAAAGTTTCCCCTATTTGAAGATTCTATCCCTTCCCTATGACCACGAATTGAGATGTTTTGCCTGCTACAGAGCAACAGTACTTCTGCTATGGTTTTTATGTAATGTTTGTTTTCTTGAATAACAACATCCCAGGAATTGTCTACCTGGTTGGGAAGCAAAGTGCCACGCTTGgaattaattttgtactgttCCCATGCCACCATAGCTTCTTTGTGGCTAAGGCTATTTGAGTGACCAACAAGAGCTCCCTTTTTACCAGTAGCATGCTTCCAGTCTTTAAACCCAGATAAAGTAAATACTTGTTCAGGTCTACTCTTACCCATAACACTCTGTGCACCAAGCAACCGACAAGGGTAGCAATAGCAAGCATCTGTCTCTACTGAATACTCTAGCCATTCATACTGTTTATACCAGGCTGCAGTAAAGCACCTTGGTACTTTTGAAATCATAGTTGAGGGATACTTTGCTTTAACAGGCTGAACTGGAGGAAAGGCTATTGTTTCAGCAATATCTTTTGGCAAGCATGAAGAAAACTCAAGTGTAGTTGTACAGGCCAAGGATGAAGCACTACATACTTCAGTTGTGGAGCCAGTTGCAGCTGTGCTGGAGGTATCATTATTGGGCCCACGGTAATCCCCAAACAACTGAGACGTGCTACTAGTGGCTGTGCCTATGGAGAAAGATTTGTCCAATGCTGCGCTACTACATGTAATTGCATGATGTGATTGTGGCACTTTCATACTCATGCCATCAACCTCGTCAGGACCTGGTGAGAATTGAGGTGAGAACCTAGTTGCAAAGCTGGtttcttcatcatcatctgaaCTATACACCATAACAGGTGTACAACAAGGGCTAGGGCTTTTAGACGTTTTCACCAAAGCAGCATAAATCTCATCATCAATCCCATCATCATTATAAAACTCACCTTCAACTTTGGGATCCTCCCTCAAGTTGATTAGCTGATACTGTTCTGACTCTTGATTAGTAACTTTGCTTGTATCCTCACTGATATCGATTATTAGTTGAGACTCTTCTTTGGAGGAAGGCCCAGGATCTTCTGTGGCTTTTGCCTGCTTCGCAGTGCACTTTTGCttgacaaaattaaacaatgatAGCTGCTTCACAGCACTCATATTAATCGCTAGACGAACAGCTGGAATTCTGAAAATACTGTCACAACGAGGCCTATGCTCCACGATCGATGTCAACACGTGTTTAATTATATCACGTGTAACAGCGAAATTACCTGCCTGCAAATACAGAAGGAAAACCCCTAAAATAACCCTCGGGACGAGCGCTGGACACAACCTCGGACACAACTTGCAATACGTGTGAAATCTCAAAGATCTATTTAAAAGTTAGTGTACTTCGTGTGTGTATTCTAGAACAGTCTTTTGGTGTACGGCGAGTCCGGTGTTCTTAAGCTCACGTGCTTAATAACTGGAAAAGCTGATGGTAGGGCAGAATATCTTGATGCCCGGGCTTGCccgggtctggctacgccactgagtaCAGTAATGATGATAACAATGATAGTCACAAATGTGATGATAGTACTGGACAGCAATCACTGAAGTGTGACTGTTCATTagatgatgaagaaagtgattaTACCCAGAACAGTTCTAGTGGTCGAGAAACATGTTgaagaaaacaaaacaaaaagctATGAAGAAAATATGATGATAGAAGATAATCAAGGAAGTGGAAGTAAATATTTTATAATGTCAATATACGTAGTAGTGTGCCATGTAGCCAAGAAAACTTGCATACCAAAGAAAGAgcacaattttcatgcatacatatctCTTTCTGTGTTCCATTTCCTAATGGAATGATTTCACactgcaaatgccctccacctcTGAAGTTCAGCTTAATTTCTTTGATTTTTTTCTCTTCACTTTAGGGGCCTAAATTTTCTTAGCTTGCTTAACAATATTTATAGAACACAAGTGAATAACTCAATTGCCTTGaaggtgtgtgtttgtgtgtgtttgtgtgtgtgtgtgtgtgtgtgtgtgtgtgtgtgtgtgtgtgtgtgtgtgtgtgtgcgtgcgtgtgtgtgtgtgtgtgtgtgtgtgtgtgtgtgtgtgtgtgtgtgtgtgtgtgtgtgtgtgtgtgtgtgtgtagctgacaacaaagtatAATGGATGCTTAACCTTTCAGACGATAACTGGTAGCTGGAgcacgcagcaccatttctttcttttgatgcggtatgtgtggttTCACCAgtgataataattttattttacaaaaaaagttaacaaacaagtacacaaaaaaatttggcattttcaactagagtagggaccattgataaaaagtactgaaacaagcaggagtagtgcacgatattaaatcacagtaaaacagtaagaagtgttatatcctactatgctcaagataccataatggaaatgcacagtagggatataacacttcttattgttttactgtgatttaatatcgtgcactactccagcttgtttcagtactttttatcaatggtccctactctatagtacgttcacgttgagctgaatcctcaaaaacatttaacaactcatggatgcaattacacatgatcttgaaatttggctcatttgtagtactgcttgatccgctaaaaatattttgaaatctttttgttcagatgtttgacataatatttacggccaatcaaaattttcacaatacatttcctatggggaagccatataagtacagtgtccattacagccctttcccgaacttgtaatggagtcaaactgtacatgtctgttgttgacacctttgctgttaccaataatcatctggttggctgaaatgttaactcggttgagaaaaaatccacttttaatttttagctgtttttcaagattcagctcaacgtgaacatactatagttgaaaattcctaattttttgtgtacttggatTTATTAATTGTTTTGCATGATAGTGCTGGCTTCATTTTCAATGGTTTTCATGCATATTAGAGTTTTTACACGGTGATTTTACATCATGTTggttttctttttgtaactaGTAACAGTCACTGCAATTTCTTTAGCAACAAAAGGTTTGATTAACCTATACACAGACTgattttaaagttattcccataagctgTTTACTCTGTAGGCACAACAAAAAATCAATTTAGAATGCAAATAAATAGGTGGATGTTTGTCAAATGTACACCAGACCTAGTACTTGAAGTTGCctttatgaatcaagaactgttcgaaaagtacctctgcaatccacgtagccactgtgaaaaatatggacaatttccattacaaagggaagccatcacacgctactgccaaatcaacacctttcactgtcagcaaagatgaatgggacacaaaggaggacactggtaagtccatgaagaatgcattgtacgtactgcggtatgccaaaaggcacatgtacggctgaagcaatgtcgaacagtggaaaaatcaagtccataaccttacgcttgtctgaaggcatcagtcagtcagttactcagtcagtcagtcactagaaaattctgtttaataatttttttttaattctgtagcaacttgttgaaagcatttcgggttgatctgaagacttgtttgggcttagttttacctaaccaatactgcctcattgtagTCAGGGGAAAaggaggctggtttttggttaatgttttttcatgggccacgcccaaatctttgtggtccctactatacagtactatcatactgtatgatatgggTGTACTATCTCCAGATACATAGCGCCATGTAGGTAACAACACGTGGAT
Encoded here:
- the LOC136266464 gene encoding zinc finger MYM-type protein 1-like, coding for MSAVKQLSLFNFVKQKCTAKQAKATEDPGPSSKEESQLIIDISEDTSKVTNQESEQYQLINLREDPKVEGEFYNDDGIDDEIYAALVKTSKSPSPCCTPVMVYSSDDDEETSFATRFSPQFSPGPDEVDGMSMKVPQSHHAITCSSAALDKSFSIGTATSSTSQLFGDYRGPNNDTSSTAATGSTTEVCSASSLACTTTLEFSSCLPKDIAETIAFPPVQPVKAKYPSTMISKVPRCFTAAWYKQYEWLEYSVETDACYCYPCRLLGAQSVMGKSRPEQVFTLSGFKDWKHATGKKGALVGHSNSLSHKEAMVAWEQYKINSKRGTLLPNQVDNSWDVVIQENKHYIKTIAEVLLLCSRQNISIRGHREGIESSNRGNFLEMFELIAKHDPVVRKRMAITKSAKYTSPMIQNEILGCMGDIVQAKICADVKKAGMYSILADEARDCSKVEQLAIILRYVDLGSATVHERFLTYVEARCQNAESLAAHIISTLNEHKLDTSAIVSQGYDGASVMSGCCTGVQQRIKQVAPQAVYVHCYAHCLNLVLVDTTKIVSEASEFFALMETLYVFMSTNKVHTLYIEQQHHLYPNKPPRQLQKLSDTRCACRFLAVDAVCSTFRAILATLQKVVDSDDKVKVVEAKGILLQVHCFKFLTTLVTFSRLLFLTKQLSDQLQSSQTDMAKAAELVEGTMKTLQQFRSDGEWRKLYKYVSDVASSLNIEVSPLNSRPQRSQRLPKRLEHGVILQSVGSRQPVESHEEYKISLYYPVIDAMMSELYKRFEGNNLALMKAIQCCSPESVHFLDIDHLAPLIEGYNLSKDLLTAECLVAKHTLDEKDLTSISDVLKEIYPLKVAFPTLVKLLQISLTIVVSTAECERSFSCLKRTKSFLRSTMSEERLNNLATLSIERDLSAIISMDEVIQKFAGKDKNRKIKLS